A genomic stretch from Maledivibacter sp. includes:
- the nusB gene encoding transcription antitermination factor NusB has protein sequence MSRKMARETAMQVYYQMEIHKEYEADVAKNFIEGVTDNEGDRKYIVDMIDIFIKNKEVIDKHINDNLKGWNLDSLSKIDLSILRIGLSEMLYREDIPVKVSINEAIEIGKKFGTDDSGSFISGLLGAIAGKEEVNE, from the coding sequence ATGAGCAGAAAAATGGCTAGAGAAACTGCGATGCAGGTTTATTATCAAATGGAAATACATAAGGAATATGAGGCTGATGTGGCTAAAAATTTTATAGAAGGCGTAACAGATAATGAGGGTGACAGAAAATACATTGTCGATATGATCGATATATTTATTAAAAATAAAGAAGTAATAGACAAGCATATAAACGATAATCTAAAGGGTTGGAATTTAGATAGTCTGTCAAAAATAGATTTATCCATACTTAGAATAGGATTATCTGAAATGTTATATAGAGAAGATATTCCAGTGAAGGTATCAATAAATGAGGCTATTGAGATCGGGAAAAAGTTTGGTACCGATGATTCAGGTAGCTTTATAAGTGGGCTTTTAGGTGCGATAGCTGGCAAGGAAGAGGTTAATGAGTAA
- a CDS encoding Asp23/Gls24 family envelope stress response protein has product MENNSQIDNLQYGQVKISDDVVTTIAGLASAEVEGICSMSGGLAGNLTDLFGKKNLSKGVKVEVGEEEAAIDLFVVVEYGIKIPDVAWKVQENVKNAIETMTGLKVVEVNVHVQGVNIPKKEKEKEVVEEE; this is encoded by the coding sequence ATGGAAAATAATTCACAAATAGATAATCTACAATATGGTCAGGTGAAAATATCTGATGATGTTGTTACAACCATTGCTGGACTTGCATCAGCAGAGGTAGAGGGAATTTGTTCAATGAGTGGTGGATTAGCAGGTAATCTTACGGATCTTTTTGGCAAGAAAAACCTGTCTAAGGGAGTAAAGGTTGAAGTTGGAGAAGAAGAAGCTGCTATAGACCTATTTGTTGTAGTAGAATATGGTATAAAAATACCTGATGTTGCATGGAAGGTACAAGAGAATGTTAAAAATGCTATAGAAACTATGACTGGACTCAAGGTTGTTGAAGTTAATGTCCATGTTCAAGGGGTCAACATACCTAAAAAGGAAAAAGAAAAGGAAGTAGTTGAAGAAGAATAA
- a CDS encoding SpoIIIAH-like family protein, protein MFNFKFEKRKLIVLSLVFVLISLSYLNYMINKQSLLDASADLKEYEEKQMAQMNNDDTFKDTITHVGPSDSETATSSITIVEDGNNIVDSKKNGLEEIISVANTNIQESLSENNMSNANYFLQAKIDIETEREKTIARFDEIIDNERIDEESRKGAVDKKLKLIDVMNKEKIIESLIKSKGFEDVVVFITDENVYVTVQTESLAKSDVAKVSDIVTRETKYSLDNIIIQSK, encoded by the coding sequence ATGTTTAATTTTAAATTTGAAAAAAGAAAATTGATTGTATTGTCCTTGGTTTTTGTATTGATATCATTAAGCTATTTAAACTATATGATTAATAAGCAGTCTTTACTAGATGCTTCAGCGGATTTAAAGGAATATGAGGAAAAACAAATGGCCCAGATGAATAACGATGATACCTTTAAGGATACTATAACCCATGTTGGACCTTCCGATAGTGAAACTGCAACATCATCTATAACTATAGTTGAAGATGGTAATAATATTGTTGACAGCAAAAAAAATGGGTTAGAGGAGATTATTTCAGTAGCAAATACGAATATCCAAGAATCCTTATCAGAAAATAATATGAGTAATGCAAACTATTTTTTACAAGCCAAAATAGATATAGAGACAGAGAGGGAGAAAACTATAGCGCGATTTGATGAAATCATAGATAATGAAAGAATCGATGAAGAATCAAGAAAAGGTGCGGTAGACAAAAAGCTAAAATTGATTGATGTCATGAATAAGGAAAAAATCATTGAAAGCCTGATAAAAAGTAAGGGCTTTGAGGATGTAGTAGTATTTATTACCGATGAAAATGTCTATGTAACTGTACAAACTGAGTCATTAGCTAAGTCCGATGTGGCAAAGGTATCTGATATAGTTACTAGGGAAACAAAATATTCTTTAGATAATATAATTATTCAAAGCAAATAA
- the spoIIIAG gene encoding stage III sporulation protein AG: MKFIKKLKDMLESGNTKKIISNLLVVVIICVVILISLSIFYPKREAEDMNTSTDSEVSEVSKDTNIPESAYSDSMESRLETILSQIDGIGEVQVMITYETSTEVVPASNTTKSEQTTQENDKQGGTRTIKQENTSENIVTVSEKDYRNSPIVIKEIKPIIRGVIVVAEGADNPEVKNNLIEAVTTIFQIKSHKVKIYNRNL; encoded by the coding sequence ATGAAATTCATAAAGAAACTTAAGGACATGTTAGAAAGTGGAAATACAAAGAAGATTATAAGTAACCTATTGGTAGTGGTTATAATTTGTGTAGTTATTTTGATTTCCTTAAGCATATTCTATCCTAAAAGGGAAGCCGAGGATATGAATACCAGCACCGATTCTGAAGTGAGTGAAGTTTCAAAGGATACAAATATACCTGAAAGTGCATATAGTGATAGTATGGAAAGTCGGTTAGAAACAATATTAAGTCAAATAGATGGAATAGGAGAAGTTCAGGTGATGATTACATATGAAACCAGTACGGAGGTTGTCCCCGCATCAAATACTACCAAGTCGGAGCAAACCACCCAGGAAAATGACAAGCAGGGTGGTACTAGGACTATAAAGCAAGAAAATACTTCAGAAAATATCGTAACTGTAAGTGAAAAGGATTATAGGAATTCACCAATTGTTATTAAAGAGATTAAGCCCATAATTAGGGGTGTAATAGTAGTAGCTGAGGGTGCTGACAATCCCGAGGTTAAGAACAATCTTATAGAAGCTGTTACAACTATATTTCAAATAAAAAGTCACAAGGTTAAAATCTATAATCGAAATTTATAA
- the spoIIIAF gene encoding stage III sporulation protein AF: MIEGIKIWIKNIVTVIILMSFLEILVPNGKIKKYLKLIFGFIVMLIILNPIINFINNNDELENEVFKISNELTKKEYSFINSNIENKQIEQLASLYKNRIEEDIVFRVESKYDVRVTRVNVEIDSSTEEKMGEIKGLELIVTEKKEKTKQEAIPIVKIDISDSEGKNVQNNSINGEENLNNGLMKKIQEDITNIYSLDDNKVIVSN; this comes from the coding sequence ATGATTGAGGGCATAAAGATTTGGATTAAAAATATAGTTACTGTGATAATACTTATGAGTTTTTTGGAGATATTAGTGCCAAATGGAAAAATAAAAAAATATTTGAAATTAATATTTGGATTTATAGTTATGCTAATAATACTAAATCCCATAATAAATTTCATTAATAATAATGATGAATTAGAAAATGAAGTATTTAAGATATCAAATGAATTAACTAAAAAAGAGTATTCCTTTATAAATTCAAATATAGAAAATAAGCAGATAGAGCAGTTGGCCTCTTTATATAAGAACAGAATCGAAGAGGATATAGTTTTTAGGGTAGAGAGTAAATACGATGTAAGGGTAACAAGGGTAAATGTAGAGATTGACAGTAGTACAGAGGAAAAAATGGGAGAAATTAAGGGATTAGAATTGATAGTAACAGAAAAAAAAGAAAAAACAAAGCAAGAAGCCATTCCCATTGTAAAGATTGATATATCCGATAGTGAAGGGAAAAATGTTCAAAACAATAGCATTAATGGAGAAGAAAACTTAAATAATGGATTAATGAAAAAAATCCAAGAGGATATTACAAATATTTATAGCTTAGATGATAACAAGGTAATAGTTAGTAATTAA
- the spoIIIAE gene encoding stage III sporulation protein AE — protein MKRKIIIILMILIFSANVAYSNEGGEKSSGITEKLIIEQLDTIDLTEMEELINNMNDENSLSMPQLDIKTYIVKALRGELNLSFKGILMGFFKKLFKEIIINSKLLSQLIIISILCSLLNNLTNSFGNNSTSEIAFYACYLVIAGILVKGFIAAMTVGQQAIDNMVSFMQSLMPVLLTLLMAAGSITASAIFKPIIVGSIGITSTIMRDIILPLVLFSAILSIVNNLPSGIKIEKLASLIKQVSVTLMGFILTIFLGVVTIEGVLASSTDGITLRTAKFAVDRFIPIVGGFMSDAVDTVLGCSLLIKNAIGVVGLIVILIILTFPMLKILSLIIIYKITAVLIEPISDPKIVNCLNDMSNSLVIVFATVISVAIMFFIAVTAVVGAGNITAMIR, from the coding sequence ATGAAGAGAAAAATAATTATTATACTGATGATATTAATTTTTTCTGCCAATGTCGCTTATAGTAATGAGGGTGGAGAAAAGTCATCGGGAATAACGGAAAAACTGATAATAGAACAGCTAGATACAATAGACCTAACGGAGATGGAAGAGCTAATAAACAATATGAACGATGAAAATTCATTAAGCATGCCTCAACTGGATATAAAGACATATATAGTAAAGGCCTTAAGGGGTGAATTGAATTTATCCTTTAAAGGAATATTGATGGGATTTTTTAAAAAGCTATTTAAAGAGATTATCATAAATTCAAAGCTTTTGTCTCAATTGATTATTATTTCAATATTATGCAGTTTATTAAATAATCTAACTAATTCCTTTGGAAATAATAGTACCAGTGAGATTGCATTTTATGCTTGCTATTTAGTCATAGCAGGAATACTTGTAAAGGGCTTTATAGCAGCTATGACGGTTGGACAACAAGCGATAGATAATATGGTTAGCTTTATGCAGTCCTTAATGCCTGTGTTATTGACTTTACTTATGGCGGCAGGTAGTATAACGGCTTCAGCCATTTTTAAGCCCATTATAGTAGGTTCTATAGGAATTACAAGCACCATAATGAGGGATATAATACTACCCTTAGTACTGTTTTCTGCCATACTCTCAATAGTAAACAATTTACCTTCCGGGATAAAGATAGAGAAGCTAGCATCCCTCATAAAACAAGTAAGTGTGACCTTAATGGGGTTTATACTTACCATTTTCCTTGGCGTGGTTACCATTGAAGGGGTTTTAGCCTCCAGTACAGATGGTATTACCCTAAGAACTGCAAAATTTGCAGTGGACAGGTTTATTCCCATAGTTGGAGGATTTATGTCAGATGCGGTTGATACTGTCCTAGGATGCTCACTACTGATAAAAAATGCCATAGGAGTAGTGGGGTTGATAGTAATACTTATAATATTGACATTTCCCATGTTAAAGATTTTATCACTTATCATTATATATAAAATAACAGCTGTACTAATAGAACCCATAAGTGATCCAAAGATAGTAAACTGTTTAAATGATATGAGTAACTCATTGGTGATAGTATTTGCCACTGTAATATCCGTTGCAATTATGTTTTTTATTGCTGTAACGGCCGTAGTTGGTGCCGGTAATATTACAGCAATGATAAGGTAG
- the spoIIIAD gene encoding stage III sporulation protein AD, with translation MEIFKIVALGITATILAVIVKQFKPEYGVHISIATGVVIFLLMISKLASILEVIHGLTNKLDMEVVYLKSIFKIIGIAYITEFGAQVCKDTGESSIASKIEFAGKIIIMALALPILLSVLNLIIKLMP, from the coding sequence ATGGAGATATTTAAAATTGTTGCTCTAGGAATCACAGCTACCATACTTGCGGTTATAGTAAAGCAATTTAAGCCCGAGTATGGTGTTCATATAAGCATAGCAACAGGAGTAGTTATATTTCTGCTTATGATAAGTAAGCTGGCTTCTATATTGGAGGTCATCCATGGGCTTACAAATAAGCTGGATATGGAGGTAGTATACTTAAAATCCATATTTAAAATTATAGGTATAGCATATATTACAGAGTTTGGAGCCCAGGTCTGTAAAGATACAGGGGAATCTTCAATAGCATCAAAGATTGAGTTTGCTGGAAAGATTATTATAATGGCATTGGCGTTACCTATATTACTTTCGGTTCTGAATTTAATAATTAAATTGATGCCTTAG
- the spoIIIAC gene encoding stage III sporulation protein AC: MAVDISLIFKIAAIGILVSILNQVLKHSGREEMAMMTTIAGLIIVLLMIVQLVNNLFTTVRAMFEIY; encoded by the coding sequence ATGGCGGTAGATATAAGCTTGATATTTAAGATTGCTGCAATAGGAATTTTAGTATCAATATTGAATCAGGTATTAAAGCATTCCGGCAGGGAAGAAATGGCTATGATGACAACAATAGCGGGGTTGATAATTGTTCTCTTAATGATAGTACAGCTAGTAAATAATCTTTTTACAACGGTAAGAGCAATGTTTGAAATATATTAA
- the spoIIIAB gene encoding stage III sporulation protein SpoIIIAB: MALKFIVGLILLFSSGTIGYLIALRYGMRVKQLDYFISSLNSLENDILYYSTPLPIAMKTVAKRSHKSISWIFEETWKQLRAREGYGIDETWKDVINRNSGLLSLGKEDIEIIIDFAKELGLGNKNTQEKHFEYTKVLLIEQKGKAIKEKEKNGKMYNRLGILLGLAVVIILI; this comes from the coding sequence ATGGCACTTAAATTCATTGTTGGGTTAATTCTGCTTTTCTCTTCTGGAACAATAGGATATCTTATAGCCTTAAGGTATGGAATGAGAGTGAAACAGCTTGATTATTTTATTAGTTCACTAAACAGTTTAGAAAACGATATATTATACTATTCCACCCCTTTACCGATTGCCATGAAAACAGTTGCAAAGAGAAGCCATAAAAGTATCTCATGGATTTTTGAAGAGACATGGAAGCAATTGAGGGCTAGAGAAGGATATGGTATAGACGAGACGTGGAAGGATGTAATAAATAGAAATAGTGGACTTCTTTCCCTAGGAAAAGAAGATATAGAGATAATAATAGATTTTGCTAAAGAGCTTGGCTTAGGAAATAAAAATACTCAGGAAAAACATTTTGAATATACAAAAGTTCTTTTGATTGAGCAAAAAGGTAAAGCAATTAAAGAAAAAGAGAAAAATGGGAAAATGTACAATAGATTAGGTATATTATTAGGTTTAGCAGTAGTGATAATTCTAATTTAA
- the spoIIIAA gene encoding stage III sporulation protein AA, translated as MEEPKDKNMSFKKNSIRDNLETNHREILEILPRKLRNVLGNLPNRFLNDVEEFRMRVNKPLIINSHGEDYFLSEDGWPTKVKHNNFMVNLNDISTSFRLVTDYSAYALEEEIKNGFITIRGGHRVGICGKAIIENNRVKTIKDISGLNIRISKEKIGCGEKVIKHIIKGCDSIYNTLIVSPPGCGKTTILRDIIRLISSGTKKYNFKGINVSVVDERSEIAGCYNGIPQKDVGLRTDVLDGCPKAEGMIMLIRSMSPRVIATDEIGRDEDIYALKEAINAGVKFITTVHGDSIEEISRRTNISSLIENKIFEKIIILTNRPRVGTVKKIIDLETDVVEGQGVLSDRRELHGT; from the coding sequence ATGGAAGAACCTAAGGATAAAAATATGAGTTTTAAGAAGAACAGTATAAGAGACAACCTAGAAACAAATCATAGAGAAATTTTAGAAATCCTACCTAGAAAGCTAAGAAATGTACTCGGTAATTTACCAAATAGATTTTTAAATGATGTAGAAGAATTTAGAATGAGGGTCAATAAACCATTGATTATAAATTCCCATGGGGAAGATTATTTTCTATCTGAGGATGGGTGGCCCACAAAAGTCAAACATAATAATTTTATGGTTAACTTAAATGATATAAGCACAAGTTTTAGATTAGTAACAGATTACTCTGCATATGCCCTTGAAGAAGAAATAAAGAATGGATTCATAACCATAAGGGGTGGACATAGGGTTGGAATATGCGGCAAAGCTATTATAGAGAATAATAGGGTTAAAACCATTAAGGATATATCTGGTTTAAATATACGTATATCAAAGGAGAAAATTGGATGTGGTGAAAAAGTAATAAAGCATATAATAAAGGGTTGTGATTCCATATATAATACTTTGATAGTTTCACCACCTGGATGCGGTAAAACAACAATACTTAGGGATATCATAAGACTTATAAGCAGTGGAACAAAAAAATACAATTTCAAAGGAATAAATGTATCGGTTGTAGATGAAAGATCTGAAATCGCTGGATGCTACAATGGAATACCTCAAAAAGATGTTGGACTGAGAACCGATGTGCTGGATGGATGTCCCAAGGCTGAGGGCATGATCATGCTCATAAGATCCATGTCCCCTAGAGTGATAGCCACCGACGAGATTGGTAGGGATGAGGACATATATGCCTTAAAGGAGGCAATAAATGCTGGAGTTAAGTTCATAACTACGGTTCATGGTGATAGTATTGAAGAGATCAGTCGAAGAACAAATATTTCTAGCTTAATTGAAAATAAAATATTCGAAAAGATAATAATTTTGACTAATAGGCCCAGGGTTGGGACGGTAAAAAAAATTATAGATTTAGAAACTGATGTGGTGGAAGGACAAGGGGTACTATCTGATAGGAGGGAACTGCATGGCACTTAA
- the efp gene encoding elongation factor P, protein MISAGDFRKGMTFEINGQPYVVVDFQHVKPGKGAAFVRTKYKNIVTGAIREEAFNPNDKFPKAHIETKEMQYLYNDGELYYFMDNETYEQIPLTEEHVEDALKYINENDSATVKFYKGKCFQVAPPNFVELAITETEPGVKGDTATNVTKRAVVETGAEVQVPMFINEGDKIKIDTRTGEYLSRA, encoded by the coding sequence ATGATTTCAGCAGGAGATTTTAGAAAAGGTATGACATTTGAAATTAATGGACAACCATATGTAGTGGTTGATTTTCAACATGTTAAGCCTGGAAAAGGAGCTGCATTTGTAAGAACTAAATATAAAAATATAGTTACAGGTGCCATTAGAGAAGAGGCTTTCAATCCAAATGATAAGTTTCCAAAAGCACATATTGAGACTAAAGAAATGCAGTATTTATACAACGATGGAGAACTTTACTATTTCATGGATAATGAGACATATGAACAAATACCACTTACAGAGGAACATGTGGAGGACGCTTTAAAATATATCAATGAAAATGACAGTGCTACTGTAAAGTTCTATAAAGGTAAGTGCTTCCAAGTAGCTCCACCAAACTTTGTTGAATTGGCAATTACTGAAACTGAGCCAGGTGTAAAGGGTGATACAGCAACTAACGTTACTAAGCGTGCGGTGGTTGAAACTGGAGCAGAGGTTCAAGTACCAATGTTTATCAATGAAGGTGACAAAATCAAAATAGATACAAGAACAGGTGAGTATTTATCAAGAGCATAA
- a CDS encoding Xaa-Pro peptidase family protein — MNNKVGRLKKYLRENSLDSAIVFKPENRRYLSGFTGSSGYVVITQDKELFVTDFRYVQQATNQCKDFDIIEHNNDRTIYDILKELGLNKLGFEDQFVTVSQYNDFKENLNGIELIPLKDTLNKIRIIKDEDEITQIRKAAEIADNTFKYICSILKPGITEWEVSLEIESFMKKNGASGTSFESIVASGKRSSLPHGVASQKVIEDGDFVTIDMGCIYNGYCSDMTRTVVVGKASDKQKEIYNIVLEAQEEALKHIKPGVTGYDVDKIARDIIKGKGYGEYFGHGLGHGVGLEVHESPRLSPLGKDTLKANMVVTDEPGIYLPDFGGVRIEDLIVVTEDGCEVLSKSPKELIEL; from the coding sequence GTGAATAATAAGGTTGGAAGATTAAAAAAATACCTAAGGGAGAACAGCTTAGATTCCGCCATAGTATTTAAACCGGAGAACAGAAGATATTTAAGTGGATTTACTGGGTCATCGGGGTATGTAGTTATTACACAGGATAAGGAGCTTTTTGTTACGGATTTTAGATATGTGCAGCAAGCAACTAACCAGTGCAAGGATTTTGATATAATTGAGCATAATAATGATAGAACAATATACGATATATTAAAGGAATTAGGTTTAAATAAATTAGGCTTTGAAGATCAGTTTGTTACAGTAAGTCAGTATAATGATTTTAAGGAAAATTTGAATGGCATTGAACTGATTCCTTTAAAAGACACATTAAATAAGATTAGAATCATAAAAGACGAGGATGAAATAACTCAGATAAGAAAAGCAGCGGAAATAGCAGATAATACATTCAAATATATATGTAGTATATTAAAGCCTGGTATTACTGAGTGGGAGGTATCATTAGAGATAGAAAGCTTTATGAAGAAAAATGGGGCTTCAGGAACTTCCTTTGAAAGTATAGTTGCTTCTGGAAAGAGATCTTCTCTACCCCATGGCGTAGCATCCCAAAAGGTAATAGAGGATGGGGACTTTGTCACAATAGACATGGGGTGCATATACAACGGTTACTGTTCTGATATGACTAGGACAGTTGTGGTAGGTAAAGCATCGGATAAGCAAAAAGAAATATACAATATAGTCTTAGAGGCCCAAGAGGAAGCTTTAAAGCATATAAAACCTGGTGTTACAGGGTATGATGTTGATAAGATAGCCCGTGACATAATCAAGGGTAAAGGCTATGGAGAATATTTTGGACACGGCTTAGGTCATGGTGTAGGATTAGAAGTACATGAATCTCCAAGATTATCTCCACTAGGAAAAGATACTTTAAAAGCCAATATGGTAGTTACTGATGAGCCAGGTATATATTTGCCAGATTTCGGGGGCGTTAGGATAGAAGACCTAATAGTTGTTACTGAAGACGGCTGCGAGGTTTTATCTAAATCCCCTAAGGAATTAATTGAACTTTAA
- a CDS encoding transposase, translating into MILSKKIRIIPNIEQEQKLWQSVGTARFIYNWTLAKQEENYKSGGKFIKDGDLRKEITIIKETKEYKWLKEVSNNVAKQAVKDGCNAYKRFFKGLADKPRFKSRRKSKPSFYNDNMKLKVKSKMVLIEKVGWIRTAEQIPMNVKYTNPRVSFDGKYWYLSVGIEKEKTKVELTGESIGIDVGIKDLAICSNGITFKNINKTRLVKKLEKRLRRLQRKKSKKYEINREGRKFVKTSNIIKLEKQIRLLHRRLSNIRNNHLHQATTKIVKAKPSRVVMETLNIKGMMKNKHLSKAIAGQGLYEFKRQLQYKCEFYGIEFAQADKWYPSSKICSECGHKKTKLSLSERTYICEECGAVIDRDFNASINLSRYSA; encoded by the coding sequence ATGATACTATCAAAGAAAATTAGAATTATTCCCAATATAGAGCAGGAACAAAAATTATGGCAATCAGTTGGAACTGCAAGATTTATATATAATTGGACACTTGCAAAACAAGAAGAAAATTATAAGAGTGGTGGGAAATTTATTAAAGATGGTGATTTAAGAAAAGAAATTACCATAATAAAGGAAACAAAGGAGTATAAATGGCTTAAAGAAGTATCAAACAATGTAGCAAAACAAGCTGTAAAAGATGGGTGTAATGCTTATAAAAGATTCTTTAAAGGATTGGCAGATAAGCCAAGATTTAAAAGCAGAAGGAAAAGTAAACCATCATTTTACAATGATAATATGAAATTAAAAGTCAAATCTAAAATGGTTCTTATTGAAAAAGTAGGTTGGATTAGAACAGCGGAGCAAATACCTATGAATGTTAAATATACTAATCCAAGGGTAAGTTTTGACGGGAAGTATTGGTACTTATCTGTAGGTATTGAAAAGGAAAAAACAAAAGTAGAATTAACTGGTGAAAGCATAGGCATAGATGTGGGCATAAAAGACCTTGCCATATGCTCCAATGGAATAACTTTTAAAAATATCAATAAAACAAGATTAGTTAAGAAATTAGAAAAAAGATTACGTAGGTTGCAACGTAAAAAATCAAAAAAATATGAAATAAATAGAGAAGGGAGGAAGTTCGTCAAAACAAGCAACATTATAAAACTTGAAAAGCAGATTAGATTACTTCATAGAAGATTATCTAATATTAGGAACAATCATTTACACCAAGCAACTACTAAGATAGTGAAAGCCAAGCCGTCAAGAGTAGTTATGGAAACACTTAATATAAAAGGTATGATGAAGAATAAACATTTATCTAAAGCCATAGCTGGGCAAGGATTATATGAGTTTAAAAGACAACTTCAATATAAATGTGAATTCTATGGAATTGAATTTGCCCAAGCTGATAAATGGTATCCATCATCAAAAATATGTAGTGAGTGTGGACATAAAAAGACTAAATTATCGCTATCAGAAAGAACTTATATCTGCGAAGAATGTGGAGCAGTAATTGACAGAGATTTTAATGCTTCAATTAATTTAAGCAGATATTCAGCATAA
- a CDS encoding late competence development ComFB family protein — MKIRNYMELAVDHVLPNLIKGFDNICTCEKCILDIKAIALNKLKPHYVVTRKGELYSKVEEMDGQFEADVMKALIDAIQIVSQNPRH, encoded by the coding sequence ATGAAGATTAGAAACTATATGGAGTTAGCAGTAGATCATGTATTACCAAATTTGATTAAAGGCTTTGATAATATATGTACCTGTGAAAAATGTATATTAGATATTAAAGCCATAGCACTAAACAAACTAAAGCCCCATTATGTTGTCACAAGAAAAGGGGAGCTTTATTCTAAGGTGGAGGAAATGGATGGACAATTTGAAGCAGATGTGATGAAGGCATTAATTGATGCAATACAAATAGTATCCCAAAATCCAAGGCATTAA